The proteins below are encoded in one region of Maribacter aestuarii:
- a CDS encoding penicillin-binding protein, with protein sequence MPATDKSILTRLYFVAGALVLFAAAVLFKLVSIQVVDGEKYMVLSETRTTKMFTIAPNRGNLYSDDGSLLATSVSKYTIRFDAVTVKDADFKENIKPLSDALSKLLGKTSSHYQQLLRKAKANKNRYALVARNLDYSDFIAVKEMPLFNKGPFKGGLVIEQKTKREHPLGKIAERSVGYERVDENGYRTRVGMEGAFGEYLRGVEGKRLKQKIAKGQWKPIGNDNIVEPKDGYDVYSTIDINIQDIAHHALLRQLEYYKADHGTVIVMETKTGEVKAISNLGRTSEGKYYERLNYAIGESHEPGSTFKLMNLVAALEDKVIDTSTVVDTEKGRWRIYKHTVRDSKNGGHGEISVAKAFEVSSNTAFAKIIHNNYKDNPEKYVNRLMSMDIHKELGLPVKGEGTPILRYPGDKGWSGLSLAQMAYGYEVALTPLQTLAFYNAIANNGELIKPRLIKEVKEWNKTIKKFDKEVLNSAICSKETAKKVQQLLKNVVEQKHGTGHGLYSPNFSMAGKTGTTQKNYVSKDPDKLKYISTFAGYFPADDPKYSCIVVIHEPDQSVGYYGADVSGPVFKSVAQKIYANSPLIDEVEGKETLIEGLEDNYQGYFADAQKNYNEVPNVKGMSGMDAVSILENLGLEVEVRGNGTVRRQSISKGTDIKKVKKIVLELS encoded by the coding sequence ATGCCCGCAACCGATAAGAGCATACTAACTCGATTATATTTTGTAGCTGGCGCACTGGTGCTTTTTGCAGCGGCCGTTCTATTTAAATTGGTTTCCATTCAAGTTGTGGACGGCGAGAAATACATGGTCTTATCGGAAACCCGTACCACTAAAATGTTCACGATTGCGCCCAATAGGGGAAATCTCTATTCGGATGATGGGAGCTTGCTGGCCACATCGGTTTCTAAGTATACCATTCGTTTTGATGCGGTTACCGTGAAAGACGCCGATTTCAAGGAAAACATAAAACCTTTATCGGACGCCTTGTCCAAACTTTTAGGAAAAACTTCTTCACACTACCAACAGTTGTTACGTAAAGCAAAGGCCAATAAAAACCGATATGCATTAGTGGCCCGTAATCTGGATTACTCCGATTTTATAGCGGTCAAGGAAATGCCACTTTTTAACAAGGGTCCTTTTAAAGGGGGCTTGGTCATTGAGCAAAAAACCAAAAGAGAGCATCCCTTAGGGAAAATTGCGGAGCGAAGTGTTGGTTACGAAAGAGTGGATGAAAATGGATACCGCACCAGGGTAGGTATGGAAGGTGCTTTTGGAGAGTACTTACGTGGTGTGGAAGGAAAGCGACTAAAGCAAAAAATAGCCAAGGGACAATGGAAGCCTATCGGTAATGATAATATTGTAGAGCCTAAGGATGGTTATGATGTATATTCAACCATTGACATTAATATACAAGATATTGCCCACCATGCACTGCTTCGGCAATTGGAATATTATAAGGCCGATCACGGGACGGTCATCGTAATGGAAACCAAAACGGGTGAAGTAAAAGCCATTTCCAATCTGGGAAGAACATCCGAAGGGAAGTATTACGAGCGGTTGAATTATGCCATTGGCGAATCCCATGAGCCTGGTTCTACTTTCAAATTGATGAATTTGGTGGCCGCCCTGGAAGATAAAGTAATAGATACCAGCACTGTGGTCGATACCGAAAAAGGGAGATGGCGCATCTATAAGCACACGGTAAGGGATTCTAAAAACGGCGGTCATGGAGAGATTTCCGTTGCCAAAGCCTTTGAGGTTTCCTCCAACACAGCCTTTGCCAAAATAATACATAATAATTATAAGGACAACCCGGAGAAGTACGTGAATCGGCTTATGAGCATGGATATTCATAAAGAATTAGGTCTTCCTGTAAAAGGGGAGGGCACACCAATTCTACGATATCCTGGTGATAAAGGTTGGTCCGGTCTATCATTGGCGCAAATGGCCTATGGTTACGAAGTGGCGCTGACGCCTTTGCAAACGCTGGCTTTTTATAATGCCATAGCTAACAATGGTGAATTAATCAAACCTAGATTGATCAAAGAGGTTAAGGAATGGAACAAGACCATCAAAAAATTTGATAAAGAGGTATTGAACAGTGCAATTTGCTCCAAAGAAACGGCTAAAAAAGTACAACAATTGCTTAAGAATGTAGTGGAGCAGAAGCACGGTACAGGTCATGGTCTGTACTCCCCAAATTTTTCAATGGCAGGAAAAACGGGAACTACCCAAAAGAACTATGTTTCAAAAGACCCGGATAAGTTAAAATACATTTCAACTTTCGCTGGCTATTTTCCTGCGGATGATCCTAAGTATTCTTGCATCGTGGTTATCCACGAGCCGGATCAAAGTGTGGGTTATTACGGAGCGGATGTTTCCGGTCCTGTTTTTAAATCCGTTGCACAAAAGATTTACGCCAATTCCCCCTTAATTGACGAAGTGGAGGGCAAAGAGACTTTAATAGAGGGCTTGGAAGATAATTATCAAGGCTATTTTGCCGATGCCCAAAAGAATTATAACGAGGTGCCCAATGTAAAGGGTATGAGCGGCATGGACGCGGTGTCCATTCTGGAAAATCTCGGGTTGGAGGTGGAAGTAAGGGGTAATGGCACCGTACGTCGTCAATCCATATCAAAGGGAACGGATATTAAAAAGGTAAAGAAAATAGTGTTGGAGCTTTCATGA
- a CDS encoding FtsL-like putative cell division protein — MKKGLLDILKGKFLVSGDAPKNWLFIIFASFLAAVMISSSHSADKKVHRIAALNEEVKELRSEFVDARSDVQRLKLESTITGTVAAKELYPSENPPKKIMVKSLNDAK, encoded by the coding sequence ATGAAAAAAGGTTTATTGGACATTTTAAAAGGGAAGTTCTTGGTAAGCGGTGATGCGCCAAAGAATTGGTTGTTCATAATTTTTGCTTCGTTTTTAGCCGCCGTAATGATCAGTAGCTCCCATAGTGCGGACAAAAAAGTACACAGAATTGCCGCTCTAAACGAAGAGGTAAAAGAATTGAGAAGTGAGTTTGTGGATGCACGGTCGGACGTACAACGATTGAAACTGGAATCCACTATTACAGGTACTGTAGCCGCCAAAGAATTATATCCCTCGGAGAATCCCCCAAAGAAAATTATGGTGAAATCCTTAAACGACGCTAAGTAA
- the rsmH gene encoding 16S rRNA (cytosine(1402)-N(4))-methyltransferase RsmH — MYHNPVLLKESVDGLAIKENGIYVDVTFGGGGHSKEILKRLGENGKLYAFDQDEDAQANSLADKRFVLIGENFRYITQFLKFYGIRKVDGILADFGVSSHQFDKAERGFSTRFDADLDMRMSKRNTVSAYEVINSYSYDDLRKVLFEYGDLRNANAMANVIVQQREIDSIKTTEELKLVLKKFLPEHKKHKILAQIYQAIRIEVNQEVEVIKEFLEQVPGLLEKGGRLSAISYHSLEDRLVKRFIRAGQFEGEPEKDFYGNIDVPLKKVGSLIVPSKEEIKLNNRARSAKLRIAERI; from the coding sequence ATGTATCATAATCCGGTACTCTTAAAGGAATCGGTAGATGGATTGGCTATAAAGGAAAATGGAATTTATGTGGATGTCACATTTGGCGGAGGAGGGCATTCCAAGGAAATATTGAAAAGACTGGGAGAGAATGGCAAATTGTACGCCTTTGACCAGGATGAAGATGCACAGGCCAATAGCCTTGCAGATAAAAGATTTGTACTAATTGGGGAAAACTTTAGGTATATCACCCAATTTTTGAAGTTCTATGGCATTCGGAAAGTAGATGGAATCTTAGCGGATTTTGGAGTTTCGTCACATCAATTCGACAAAGCGGAAAGGGGTTTTTCCACCAGGTTCGATGCGGATTTGGACATGCGGATGAGCAAACGAAATACGGTTTCTGCGTATGAGGTCATCAACTCCTATTCTTATGACGATTTGCGCAAAGTGTTGTTCGAATATGGGGATTTGCGTAATGCGAACGCTATGGCAAATGTGATTGTGCAGCAACGTGAAATTGATAGTATTAAAACCACAGAGGAGTTGAAGCTGGTATTAAAAAAGTTTTTGCCTGAGCATAAGAAGCATAAGATTCTGGCCCAGATTTATCAGGCCATTCGCATAGAGGTAAATCAGGAGGTTGAGGTCATCAAGGAGTTTTTGGAACAGGTTCCAGGACTTCTCGAAAAAGGTGGAAGATTAAGTGCAATTAGTTATCACTCTTTAGAAGACCGTTTAGTAAAACGCTTTATAAGGGCGGGGCAGTTTGAGGGAGAGCCGGAAAAGGATTTTTATGGGAATATAGACGTTCCCCTTAAAAAAGTAGGTTCGTTGATAGTGCCATCTAAGGAAGAAATAAAGTTGAATAATAGGGCACGCAGTGCAAAACTGCGGATTGCCGAAAGAATTTAA
- a CDS encoding division/cell wall cluster transcriptional repressor MraZ: MEIYFSGVYNCKADAKGRVMLPVSLRNQMAPLLHDGFFIKKSYYDECLEFYPDAVWKAEIKKLNERLGDSRKDREFKRKFTAGLRRVEIDATGRLLIPKDIIGLVNITKEVTLSPMDNRLEIWDKATYDGEVDSAPESREELAYEVNYAEKPKDNVS, translated from the coding sequence TTGGAAATCTATTTTTCAGGAGTTTACAATTGTAAAGCCGATGCTAAAGGAAGGGTAATGTTACCCGTTTCCCTTAGGAATCAGATGGCTCCTTTGCTCCATGATGGTTTTTTTATAAAGAAATCCTATTACGATGAATGTCTAGAATTCTATCCCGATGCTGTTTGGAAAGCCGAGATCAAGAAATTGAACGAGCGTTTGGGCGATAGTAGAAAGGATAGGGAATTTAAGCGAAAGTTTACGGCAGGGTTGCGCAGGGTAGAAATTGATGCAACAGGCAGGTTATTGATTCCTAAGGATATAATCGGTTTAGTCAATATTACAAAAGAGGTGACCCTTTCTCCTATGGACAATCGTTTGGAAATATGGGATAAAGCTACCTATGACGGTGAAGTGGATTCGGCCCCCGAGAGCAGGGAAGAATTAGCTTATGAGGTGAACTATGCCGAAAAACCAAAGGACAATGTATCATAA
- a CDS encoding alpha/beta fold hydrolase — MEDEILQDGKFKYIEKGEGTPIIILHGLMGGLSNFHGVTDYFPKKGYKVFVPELPIYDMPMLKTNVKNFAKFLEKFIEHKGLKDVILLGNSLGGHIGLLHTKLYPKMVKALVITGSSGLYESAMGDGYPKRGDYEFIKKKAQDVFYDPAVATKEIVDEVFATVNDRVKLVKTLAIAKSAIRHNMAQDLPKMKTPTCIIWGKNDSVTPPDVAELFHELLPDSELFWINECGHAPMMEHPKEFNAILDAWLEKRNF; from the coding sequence ATGGAAGACGAAATACTACAAGACGGGAAATTCAAGTATATTGAAAAAGGAGAAGGTACTCCTATAATCATCCTGCACGGCCTTATGGGCGGATTGAGCAATTTTCACGGGGTAACCGATTATTTCCCGAAAAAAGGCTACAAAGTTTTCGTGCCCGAGCTACCCATCTATGATATGCCCATGCTTAAGACCAACGTAAAGAACTTTGCAAAATTTCTTGAAAAGTTTATAGAGCACAAAGGACTTAAAGATGTTATTCTTTTAGGTAACTCTTTGGGCGGCCACATTGGTTTACTACACACGAAGCTCTATCCCAAAATGGTCAAAGCGCTAGTCATTACCGGAAGTTCTGGATTGTATGAGAGCGCTATGGGCGATGGATACCCGAAAAGGGGGGACTATGAGTTCATTAAGAAAAAAGCACAGGACGTATTTTATGATCCCGCCGTTGCCACTAAGGAAATTGTCGACGAAGTTTTTGCTACCGTTAACGACCGGGTAAAACTGGTGAAGACTTTGGCCATAGCCAAAAGCGCTATACGCCACAACATGGCTCAGGACCTGCCAAAGATGAAAACCCCTACGTGTATTATCTGGGGCAAGAACGATAGTGTAACCCCTCCCGACGTAGCGGAACTCTTTCATGAACTGCTGCCGGATTCCGAACTTTTCTGGATCAACGAATGTGGGCACGCCCCTATGATGGAACATCCCAAGGAGTTCAATGCCATATTGGACGCTTGGTTGGAAAAGAGAAATTTCTAA
- the yihA gene encoding ribosome biogenesis GTP-binding protein YihA/YsxC, whose amino-acid sequence MKIKSADFVMSNSDVAKCPNEPLPEYAFIGRSNVGKSSLINMLTERKSLAKTSGRPGKTQLINHFKINENWFLVDLPGYGYAKVSRRDKNIFQKYITNYFLQREQLVCSFVLIDIRHEPQKIDLDFMQWLGENGIPFAIIFTKADKLKPLAIEKHVENYINELLSGAWEEAPQHFVTSSSKKIGRDELLEYIDGINLQFFEATKK is encoded by the coding sequence ATGAAAATAAAGTCGGCCGACTTTGTAATGAGCAATTCCGATGTTGCCAAATGTCCGAACGAACCCCTACCCGAATATGCGTTTATCGGTAGGTCCAACGTTGGGAAATCTTCATTGATAAATATGCTCACAGAGCGTAAAAGCTTGGCAAAGACCTCCGGTCGGCCAGGAAAGACCCAGCTCATTAATCATTTCAAAATCAATGAAAATTGGTTTTTGGTAGATTTACCGGGTTATGGCTACGCCAAAGTCTCTAGGCGCGACAAGAACATTTTTCAGAAATACATTACGAACTACTTTTTGCAACGGGAGCAGCTCGTATGCTCTTTTGTACTTATAGATATACGCCACGAACCCCAAAAGATAGACCTGGATTTTATGCAATGGTTGGGAGAGAACGGCATACCCTTTGCCATCATATTTACAAAGGCCGACAAATTAAAGCCTCTTGCCATTGAAAAGCATGTAGAAAACTACATCAATGAGCTGCTTTCTGGTGCCTGGGAAGAAGCGCCACAACATTTCGTCACCTCATCTAGTAAAAAAATTGGGCGGGACGAGCTTCTTGAATACATCGATGGCATAAACCTTCAGTTTTTTGAGGCCACCAAGAAATAG